The following proteins come from a genomic window of Nostoc sp. ATCC 53789:
- a CDS encoding glycosyltransferase family 4 protein — MKIALVAGGYIPAPPLSSSILTLIQEYKYFLDKLGHQVDIFNNKDVNEVIDKINNGNYDFVHLHAYEFASQFNKSLEQKYCFSCHNGYFFKQDKWEEDFKEGFQHYLNAPGIIALSNPTKHIFIKAGYSGYISVQINGIDTQKLNFKEEGNNKAICLGWIQPRKQQRLLAETIDGKLGLDFVGPLDDPNFKEGTTTKYLGIWSLKQVYNNLTDYNCLVLISNGEIAPLVVLEAMAAGLCVVVSESASANLHSKEFIKVLPDDILTNATAENKRIVCDTIIDLIDKNKSFRQEIVEYVRENFDFSHIIKNYIQMIDDFSKFDY; from the coding sequence ATGAAGATTGCCTTAGTTGCTGGAGGCTATATTCCTGCACCTCCCTTATCAAGTTCTATTTTGACTCTCATCCAAGAGTATAAATATTTTTTAGATAAGCTTGGACATCAAGTAGATATTTTTAATAACAAAGATGTCAATGAAGTTATAGATAAAATCAATAATGGAAATTATGATTTTGTACATTTACACGCTTATGAATTTGCTAGTCAATTCAATAAAAGCCTAGAACAAAAATATTGTTTTAGTTGTCATAATGGCTATTTTTTTAAACAAGATAAATGGGAAGAAGATTTTAAAGAGGGATTTCAACATTACCTAAATGCACCTGGGATAATTGCCCTTTCTAATCCAACAAAACATATTTTTATTAAAGCAGGCTATTCTGGATATATATCAGTGCAAATAAACGGGATTGATACTCAAAAGTTGAATTTTAAAGAAGAAGGAAATAATAAAGCTATTTGTTTGGGTTGGATTCAACCGAGAAAGCAGCAGAGATTGCTAGCAGAAACGATTGATGGTAAGTTAGGATTAGATTTTGTTGGGCCTTTAGATGACCCTAATTTTAAAGAAGGAACCACGACAAAATATTTAGGTATCTGGAGTTTAAAACAAGTTTATAATAATCTCACAGATTATAATTGTTTAGTTTTAATTAGTAATGGAGAAATTGCACCGCTTGTAGTATTAGAAGCAATGGCGGCAGGTTTATGTGTCGTTGTTTCAGAATCTGCTAGTGCTAACTTACACTCCAAAGAGTTTATTAAAGTTTTGCCAGATGATATATTAACTAATGCTACCGCCGAAAATAAAAGAATTGTTTGTGACACAATTATTGATTTAATTGATAAAAATAAATCTTTTCGCCAAGAAATTGTAGAATATGTCAGGGAAAATTTTGATTTTAGTCATATCATCAAAAACTATATTCAGATGATTGACGATTTTAGCAAGTTTGATTATTAG
- a CDS encoding methyltransferase domain-containing protein, translating into MVNSTAPSFLSSFLENSFDLKHHLEYFLNLDPETIETKLAAGQEEIKNLGRKDFNWEEATAFYREKVGELYLFELGAWHLSSYAYIGDMLQLIADYAQGRVLDFGGGIGTHTLGAALCPQVEQVVYYDINPINCDFVQYRAEKMGLGKKIICSLEMPAKEKFDTILCFDVLEHLSDPSQQLLEFYQSLNSEGKMIANWYFFKGFNQEFLFHLDEPKVVEAFFNTLQSQFLEVFHPYLITTRCYRKQS; encoded by the coding sequence ATGGTAAACTCTACTGCGCCTTCTTTCTTAAGTAGTTTTTTAGAAAATTCATTTGACTTAAAACATCATCTAGAATATTTTTTAAATTTAGATCCAGAAACCATAGAGACAAAGTTAGCAGCAGGACAAGAGGAAATAAAAAACTTAGGACGCAAAGATTTTAATTGGGAAGAAGCAACTGCTTTCTATCGTGAGAAAGTAGGAGAACTTTACTTGTTTGAATTGGGGGCTTGGCATCTATCAAGTTATGCTTATATTGGAGATATGTTGCAGTTGATTGCAGATTATGCCCAAGGAAGAGTGTTAGATTTTGGTGGAGGGATAGGAACTCATACCCTTGGTGCTGCTCTTTGTCCACAAGTTGAGCAAGTTGTTTATTATGATATTAATCCGATTAATTGTGATTTTGTTCAGTATCGAGCAGAGAAAATGGGACTGGGGAAAAAAATAATTTGTAGTCTTGAAATGCCTGCAAAAGAAAAATTTGATACTATTTTGTGTTTTGATGTTTTAGAACATTTGTCAGACCCTAGCCAGCAGTTATTAGAATTTTATCAATCTTTGAATTCTGAGGGTAAAATGATAGCAAATTGGTATTTTTTTAAAGGTTTTAATCAAGAATTTCTTTTTCATTTAGATGAGCCTAAAGTTGTAGAAGCATTTTTCAATACACTTCAGAGCCAATTTTTAGAGGTTTTTCACCCTTACTTAATTACAACTCGCTGCTACCGTAAGCAGAGTTGA
- a CDS encoding glycosyltransferase family 4 protein: MSTPMGPLGSGLGGGVELTLSNIATEMLRRGHKLEIVAPQGSISNSLPIREIPGELIQIPAQNQSRSDPILLHKNSVLANMWDYARQVQTDYDLIVNFAYDWLPLYLTPFFHCPIAHLISMGSLTDVMDEIIEQVAINFPGSIGVHSQTQAATFTFAERCICLLNGMDLSIYQFCQEPTQSLAWVGRIAPEKGLEDAVAAAEITGIKLKIFGLKQDISYWEKICQEYPNAPIEYVGFLPTLELQKELGKCQALLVTPRWIEAFGNVAIEALACGVPLIAYRRGGLTEIVQEGKTGFLVEPDSVQGLVEAIKHLDEIDRQTCRQQAETLYSLEAMGDRTEEWFQEILRKKF, encoded by the coding sequence ATGTCTACTCCAATGGGCCCACTAGGTTCAGGATTGGGAGGCGGAGTAGAGTTGACTTTATCTAATATTGCTACAGAAATGCTGCGGCGAGGACATAAATTAGAAATTGTTGCACCGCAGGGATCTATCAGCAATTCATTACCGATTAGAGAAATTCCCGGTGAACTAATACAGATACCAGCCCAAAATCAGAGTCGTAGCGATCCGATTTTGCTGCATAAAAATTCTGTTTTAGCGAATATGTGGGATTATGCTCGTCAAGTCCAAACTGATTATGATTTGATTGTTAATTTTGCTTATGATTGGTTGCCACTCTATTTAACACCATTTTTTCATTGTCCGATCGCACATCTGATCAGTATGGGTTCTTTGACAGATGTAATGGATGAGATTATTGAACAAGTAGCAATCAATTTTCCTGGTAGTATTGGTGTTCACAGCCAAACACAGGCAGCTACTTTCACATTTGCAGAACGGTGTATTTGTCTGTTAAATGGCATGGATTTATCTATTTATCAATTTTGCCAGGAACCAACTCAGAGCTTGGCGTGGGTAGGTAGGATAGCTCCTGAGAAAGGGCTAGAAGATGCAGTAGCAGCAGCAGAAATAACTGGCATTAAATTGAAAATATTCGGGTTAAAACAGGATATATCTTATTGGGAAAAAATTTGTCAAGAATACCCTAATGCTCCTATAGAATATGTAGGATTTTTACCAACGCTTGAGCTACAAAAGGAGCTAGGGAAATGTCAAGCACTTTTAGTAACTCCTCGTTGGATAGAAGCATTTGGAAATGTAGCAATAGAAGCGCTTGCTTGTGGAGTACCTTTAATTGCTTATCGTCGTGGTGGTTTAACAGAAATTGTCCAGGAAGGAAAAACTGGTTTTTTGGTGGAACCTGATAGTGTTCAAGGTTTAGTAGAAGCTATTAAGCATTTGGATGAAATTGACCGCCAAACTTGTCGCCAGCAAGCAGAAACTCTATATTCTTTAGAAGCTATGGGCGATCGCACTGAAGAGTGGTTTCAAGAAATTCTGAGAAAAAAATTCTGA
- a CDS encoding Crp/Fnr family transcriptional regulator has protein sequence MLTEVFSELFPLMSTANPQTLEWLLNVAIEHEYPSGRAVVMEDAWGNAVYFVVSGWVKVRRTVGDDSVALAIFGRGDFFGEMAILDESPRSTDVIALSPVKLLSISRERFIQILFKDPQLHHRMLQLMVRRLRQINQRLQMRSSPPAVKLAHTLVTLGESYGQESDLGREVFNIPFKDLAEVTEIGVEETTKIMEKLHEKGWIKIDSANNITYLVNFKQLINLAGKV, from the coding sequence ATGCTAACTGAGGTTTTTAGTGAACTTTTCCCCTTGATGAGTACAGCCAACCCACAAACCTTAGAATGGCTGCTCAACGTTGCAATTGAACATGAATACCCATCAGGGCGAGCCGTTGTGATGGAAGATGCCTGGGGTAATGCCGTTTACTTCGTGGTTTCTGGTTGGGTCAAAGTCCGGCGTACTGTCGGGGACGATTCAGTGGCTTTGGCAATTTTTGGTCGTGGCGATTTTTTTGGAGAAATGGCAATTTTAGATGAATCTCCACGCTCAACCGATGTCATTGCCCTTTCACCCGTGAAGTTGCTTAGTATCTCCAGAGAGCGTTTTATTCAAATATTGTTTAAAGACCCACAGTTACATCACCGGATGCTGCAACTGATGGTGCGGCGATTGCGGCAAATTAACCAGCGATTACAAATGCGGTCTTCACCACCAGCAGTCAAACTCGCTCATACCCTAGTAACTTTAGGTGAAAGTTATGGTCAGGAATCAGACTTAGGAAGAGAAGTTTTTAACATTCCTTTTAAAGATTTAGCAGAGGTAACAGAAATCGGTGTTGAAGAAACCACCAAAATCATGGAAAAGCTGCATGAAAAAGGGTGGATCAAAATTGATAGCGCCAATAACATTACTTATCTTGTGAATTTCAAGCAGTTGATAAACTTGGCTGGCAAAGTGTGA
- a CDS encoding pilus assembly protein PilB, whose translation MLSSEGELNDTAANAQQILTATQTRWEEGGEREQMFQLIDNLLSFEACLYHQILPLGLEDKNLLLGMVYPQDSEALDYVGRILSYINCTMVIEAIASDSHRRILSAYLNHKNTSQLDAKLVHESTEDFSQQNTDKPIPSLNADSESNQHPLLMAFQTQKRQHSGQRVDLPPIPELDQSSQTLRNQEGETSVAAANNLPILPTQVPELLTPIELLPTLPPKKLLEELLGRIMGGGIGRLYLERQAYEGRILWSDNGILQSVLDKLPLYVFQGVLNELKRFASLPLITLAEPKQVEKEYVYQKNRLLLRLRVMPGTYGEEATLQVLRGAALKFYQQQQLMRLGRDALGISQQLSFKLHELQERLLLNPILDSQQSEALATLNQLVKNLDQQIKILAIHSNPPTDSKL comes from the coding sequence ATGTTGTCTTCCGAGGGCGAACTAAATGATACCGCAGCAAATGCACAGCAAATCCTAACTGCCACTCAAACTAGATGGGAGGAAGGAGGGGAACGCGAGCAAATGTTCCAACTGATTGATAATCTTTTATCCTTTGAAGCTTGCCTCTACCATCAGATTTTGCCCTTGGGATTAGAAGACAAAAACCTCTTGCTAGGTATGGTTTATCCACAAGACAGTGAGGCACTAGATTATGTAGGTCGCATTTTGTCTTATATCAATTGCACGATGGTGATTGAGGCGATCGCAAGCGACTCTCACCGCAGAATATTATCAGCCTACCTCAACCATAAGAATACATCTCAACTAGATGCAAAACTTGTGCATGAGTCAACAGAGGACTTTTCCCAACAAAATACTGACAAACCTATTCCCTCCCTAAATGCCGACTCAGAATCAAATCAGCACCCCCTATTGATGGCGTTTCAGACACAAAAGCGTCAACATTCTGGACAGCGTGTAGACTTGCCCCCTATCCCAGAGTTAGATCAATCATCTCAAACTCTAAGGAATCAAGAGGGCGAGACATCCGTTGCAGCAGCAAACAATCTACCTATTTTGCCTACACAAGTTCCTGAATTACTTACTCCCATTGAGTTGCTGCCAACACTGCCACCCAAAAAATTACTAGAGGAATTACTAGGGCGAATTATGGGTGGGGGAATCGGCCGGCTGTATTTAGAAAGACAAGCTTACGAAGGCAGGATACTGTGGAGTGATAATGGAATATTGCAGTCTGTGTTAGACAAGCTGCCGCTATATGTTTTCCAAGGAGTACTGAATGAATTAAAGCGGTTTGCCTCCCTACCTCTCATCACGCTTGCAGAACCAAAACAGGTAGAGAAGGAATATGTATATCAAAAAAACCGCTTGTTATTGCGCTTGCGAGTTATGCCGGGAACCTACGGTGAAGAGGCAACACTCCAAGTCTTGCGGGGAGCAGCATTAAAATTCTATCAGCAACAACAATTGATGCGTCTGGGACGTGATGCTTTAGGAATTTCTCAGCAACTAAGTTTCAAATTACATGAACTACAAGAACGGCTTTTGTTGAATCCTATCCTTGACTCTCAGCAATCAGAGGCTTTAGCTACACTGAATCAATTAGTGAAAAATTTAGACCAACAGATCAAAATACTGGCAATACATAGCAATCCACCAACAGACAGCAAATTATAG
- a CDS encoding HetZ-related protein 2 yields MGVVMQTSKLSFEECNLSMTTDMEKLALDWQKRLATECPEQNEAARQSIILWLFGSDSKRFDLLNPKELEIAKQAMEYRWRILRQRYLGFGRERAYRNLITRLGSLVTLRNKIQTWVSLSRDRQRSVMDVLQEVLQELLQTDAYMQQQMADLAKYTSDRRLADALLFASVEEYCLRPVRNQPLLAYRFVNYLRRTQRGGLTQVPGRDMIRLVSEEVLTDDSDNRVNLVDSQAIAEYQETQQLEEQQSLRQSVQKEFENYLQENLGKDAVEWLRLYLQGKSQEEIAQKLDKQTKEVYRLREKISYHAVRVFALKNKPELVDSWLSISLQEHNLGLTQNQWQQLDEKLTPLGRQILDLRKVGNSIEAIAQQLKLKTHQVLGEWTKIYLAAQALRTQE; encoded by the coding sequence ATGGGGGTTGTGATGCAAACTTCAAAATTGAGTTTCGAGGAATGCAATCTCAGTATGACAACAGATATGGAAAAACTGGCTTTAGATTGGCAAAAGCGCTTGGCTACTGAATGTCCAGAGCAAAATGAAGCTGCTAGGCAAAGTATTATTCTCTGGCTATTTGGATCTGACTCAAAACGGTTTGATCTGTTAAACCCGAAGGAACTTGAGATCGCCAAACAAGCGATGGAATATCGCTGGAGGATTTTACGTCAACGTTATTTGGGGTTTGGGCGAGAACGTGCTTATCGCAACTTGATAACGCGACTAGGGAGTTTAGTGACATTACGGAATAAGATTCAGACTTGGGTTTCCCTCAGCCGCGATCGCCAGCGCAGTGTTATGGATGTATTGCAAGAAGTACTCCAAGAATTACTGCAAACTGATGCCTACATGCAGCAACAAATGGCTGATCTTGCCAAATATACAAGCGATAGGCGATTGGCAGATGCTCTGCTATTTGCCAGTGTAGAAGAATATTGTCTGCGGCCAGTACGCAATCAACCCCTATTAGCTTATCGGTTTGTAAATTACTTGCGTCGCACTCAGCGCGGTGGCTTAACCCAAGTGCCGGGTCGTGACATGATTAGACTGGTGTCAGAAGAAGTCCTCACCGACGACAGTGACAATCGAGTTAACTTAGTAGATAGTCAGGCGATCGCAGAATATCAAGAAACACAACAACTAGAAGAACAACAGTCCCTACGTCAGTCCGTCCAAAAAGAATTTGAAAATTATTTACAAGAAAATCTCGGAAAAGACGCAGTAGAATGGCTAAGACTGTATCTGCAAGGTAAGTCCCAAGAAGAGATCGCCCAAAAACTGGATAAGCAGACTAAAGAAGTCTACCGTCTGCGAGAAAAAATTAGTTACCATGCTGTGCGTGTTTTTGCCCTCAAAAATAAACCAGAGCTAGTAGACAGCTGGCTCTCAATTTCCTTACAAGAACATAATTTAGGGTTAACGCAAAACCAATGGCAACAACTTGATGAAAAATTGACTCCTCTGGGGCGGCAAATCCTAGATTTGCGGAAAGTAGGTAACTCAATAGAAGCAATAGCTCAACAGTTAAAACTCAAAACCCATCAAGTATTAGGCGAATGGACAAAAATTTATCTTGCAGCCCAAGCTTTAAGAACCCAAGAGTAG
- a CDS encoding carbon dioxide-concentrating mechanism protein CcmK, translating to MSLQAVGALETKGFPAVLAAADAMVKAGRVTLVGYIRVGSARFTVNIRGDVSEVKAAMAAGVEAAENVFGGTLESWVIIARPHENVEAVLPIGYTEQVQGYRESVENPIVRSNNR from the coding sequence ATGTCATTACAGGCAGTTGGAGCACTTGAAACGAAAGGTTTTCCTGCGGTGCTAGCAGCAGCAGATGCAATGGTAAAAGCTGGTCGAGTCACTCTTGTTGGATATATTAGAGTGGGTAGCGCCCGTTTTACAGTTAATATTCGTGGCGATGTTTCTGAAGTAAAAGCTGCTATGGCTGCTGGTGTTGAAGCCGCAGAAAATGTTTTTGGCGGTACACTTGAATCCTGGGTAATTATTGCTCGTCCCCATGAAAACGTTGAAGCTGTTCTGCCAATTGGTTACACAGAACAAGTCCAAGGGTATCGAGAATCTGTAGAAAATCCGATTGTTAGATCGAACAATCGATAG
- a CDS encoding BMC domain-containing protein, translating to MPMAVGVIETLGFPSVLAAADAMVKAAAVTIVYYGQAESARLLVAVRGHVSEVNRAVEAGIVAGEQVKVGTVITYYVVPNPPENVETILPIHFTEESEPFRMF from the coding sequence ATGCCAATGGCGGTTGGCGTAATTGAAACTTTAGGTTTTCCTAGTGTTTTAGCCGCAGCAGATGCAATGGTCAAAGCTGCCGCAGTTACGATTGTGTATTATGGTCAAGCTGAAAGCGCACGTTTGTTAGTCGCCGTCCGGGGACACGTTTCTGAAGTCAATAGAGCTGTTGAAGCCGGAATCGTAGCTGGAGAGCAAGTCAAGGTTGGTACAGTAATTACCTACTACGTTGTTCCTAATCCCCCGGAAAATGTGGAAACCATATTGCCAATCCATTTCACTGAAGAATCAGAACCTTTCCGCATGTTCTAA
- a CDS encoding alpha/beta hydrolase: MFPNFLPQAVGQLTESASIALAQSIQTAAIATPLINQPVTTTYVKQGSGGTPILLIHGFDSSVLEFRRLLPLLSRDNETWAVDLLGFGFTDRLSGIAYSPTAIKTHLYYFWKSLIKQPVILVGASMGGATAIDFTLTYPEVVKKLVLIDSAGLAGGSPLSKFMFPPLDYFATQFLSNLKVRDRVSRIGYKNQSLASVDALCCGALHLQMPSWNQALIAFTKSGGYSAFRFDILSKIVQPTLILWGDSDKILGTKDATKFKSAIPHSNLIWIQDCGHLPHLEQPQITAQHILNFRV, translated from the coding sequence ATGTTTCCGAATTTTCTTCCTCAAGCAGTTGGGCAACTGACAGAATCTGCCTCGATCGCACTAGCTCAGAGTATTCAAACTGCTGCGATCGCTACTCCTTTAATTAATCAACCAGTTACCACAACTTATGTCAAGCAGGGGAGTGGTGGAACTCCTATTTTATTAATTCATGGCTTTGACAGTTCTGTATTAGAATTTCGGCGGCTTTTGCCACTACTCTCTAGAGATAATGAAACGTGGGCTGTAGATTTGTTGGGTTTTGGGTTTACAGATAGACTCTCAGGAATTGCTTATAGCCCAACTGCGATTAAAACCCATCTTTATTATTTTTGGAAAAGCTTAATTAAGCAACCTGTAATTTTAGTGGGCGCTTCGATGGGGGGTGCGACGGCGATTGATTTTACGCTGACTTACCCGGAAGTCGTAAAAAAGCTAGTGTTAATTGATAGTGCGGGGTTGGCTGGTGGTTCACCGTTAAGTAAATTCATGTTCCCCCCATTAGATTATTTCGCAACTCAATTTTTGAGTAATCTAAAGGTGCGCGATCGCGTTTCTCGCATTGGATATAAAAATCAAAGTCTTGCTTCTGTCGATGCTTTATGTTGTGGCGCGTTACATCTCCAAATGCCCAGTTGGAATCAAGCTTTGATTGCTTTTACTAAAAGTGGTGGTTATAGTGCTTTTAGATTTGATATTTTATCAAAAATTGTGCAACCAACACTAATTTTGTGGGGCGATTCCGATAAGATTTTGGGTACTAAGGATGCCACAAAGTTTAAAAGTGCAATTCCACACAGCAATCTCATCTGGATTCAAGATTGTGGTCATCTCCCGCACTTGGAACAACCACAAATCACCGCGCAGCATATTTTAAACTTTCGAGTTTAA